A stretch of Corynebacterium timonense DNA encodes these proteins:
- a CDS encoding ATP-binding cassette domain-containing protein, which yields MTFGIDGHSMAAGYKRDQPVFTDVSIRMAGPGLRLLSGPNGAGKSTLLEVFSGFLPLLSGSLDVTGEVVFLRHTPALVPFLTVSDNLSLYTRRYGLSADDVRRFVDAFCLQEHLSKLPSELSTGTLRKAWMLCGLLTRSDILCLDEPFNGLDQYSCDVLATELLQQSEERLVLVVAHQPPEKFTIEQDNRFGDLCRSVAGFGLHSVSGVSAETRSFPAEKG from the coding sequence ATGACTTTCGGAATCGACGGCCACTCCATGGCCGCTGGATACAAGCGTGATCAGCCGGTCTTTACGGACGTTTCTATCCGCATGGCGGGCCCCGGATTGAGGTTGCTCAGCGGGCCGAACGGAGCCGGCAAGTCAACCTTGCTCGAAGTTTTCTCGGGCTTTCTTCCGTTGCTCTCTGGGAGCCTGGATGTGACCGGAGAGGTCGTCTTTCTGCGACACACGCCGGCGCTTGTGCCGTTTCTCACCGTGAGTGACAACCTGAGCCTGTACACACGCCGGTACGGACTCAGCGCCGACGACGTTCGTCGGTTCGTGGACGCTTTCTGTCTTCAGGAACACCTCTCCAAGCTGCCCTCCGAGCTCTCCACAGGCACTTTACGCAAAGCCTGGATGTTGTGCGGTCTACTCACACGCAGTGACATTCTCTGTCTCGATGAGCCCTTCAACGGCCTCGACCAGTACTCCTGCGACGTTCTCGCCACCGAGCTCCTCCAGCAAAGCGAAGAGCGCTTAGTGCTTGTTGTCGCACATCAGCCTCCCGAGAAGTTCACAATCGAGCAGGACAACCGCTTTGGGGACCTCTGCCGGTCCGTGGCGGGGTTCGGTCTCCACTCGGTGAGCGGGGTTAGTGCCGAAACCCGATCTTTCCCGGCGGAGAAGGGTTGA